In Theileria equi strain WA chromosome 4 map unlocalized gcontig_1105316255033, whole genome shotgun sequence, the following are encoded in one genomic region:
- a CDS encoding conserved hypothetical protein (encoded by transcript BEWA_012340A), with the protein MVTKTQTSTLEKVKGEKRERNGDQADIENGKEMLSSKLKSWIEHLGIDVASYEETLSNVINKSKQRYYRVRSGEDKDENSIINWLRDVDIYVSSGSIPKSAIGIDSSSAAVVDALKLGRIPEQELDVWILDMCCAPGGKLLAMISSLEKFSDRNRKWNVVGLDMVKRRLDVCKSLLKKERFDESKITIKLNCTESQEFRELDGESMIGKFDRIILDVECTHEGSLRSVARTLKYWGVSPLEERWTRENADKIVLNQKRLLRHAISLIKPGGIIVYSTCSLDVQQNELLVSSVIQEFDNVKFFPIPINQCDCCSPTKRIGSWPIIPSISPSKPSYPYEYFYKFSKEEMELCKNASSPVAVRFNPVGSTSDGLFICNIIKIL; encoded by the coding sequence ATGGTCACAAAAACGCAAACCTCAACCCTTGAAAAGGTCAAGGGTGAAAAGAGGGAACGAAATGGTGATCAAGCTGAcattgaaaatggaaaagagaTGTTATCTAGCAAGTTAAAATCTTGGATTGAACACCTTGGCATAGATGTTGCTAGTTATGAGGAAACATTATCAAATGTAATAAATAAAAGTAAACAACGATATTATAGAGTTCGAAGTGGAGAGGATAAAGATGAGAACTCTATCATAAATTGGCTTAGGGATGTTGACATTTACGTTTCAAGTGGTAGTATACCAAAGTCGGCGATTGGAATTGACTCTTCCAGCGCCGCAGTAGTCGACGCACTGAAACTGGGAAGGATTCCCGAGCAAGAGTTGGATGTATGGATATTGGACATGTGCTGTGCTCCGGGAGGAAAGCTCCTTGCAATGATAAGTAGTCTGGAAAAGTTTTCTGATCGCAATCGCAAGTGGAATGTTGTAGGCTTAGACATGGTAAAACGCAGGTTAGACGTATGTAAATCGCTTCTCAAAAAGGAAAGATTCGATGAATCCAAAATAACAATTAAACTCAACTGCACAGAATCACAAGAATTCAGAGAACTGGACGGTGAATCAATGATTGGTAAATTTGATAGAATAATTCTGGATGTTGAATGTACACACGAGGGATCGCTTAGGTCAGTCGCTAGAACCTTGAAATATTGGGGAGTTTCACCTCTGGAAGAAAGATGGACGCGAGAAAATGCTGATAAAATCGTGCTTAACCAAAAAAGGTTATTAAGGCATGCCATATCACTGATTAAACCCGGAGGAATTATCGTATACAGTACGTGTTCGCTAGATGTCCAGCAAAACGAACTCCTAGTTTCAAGTGTAATTCAAGAATTCGACAATGTTAAATTTTTTCCCATTCCAATTAATCAGTGCGACTGTTGTTCACCTACAAAAAGGATTGGATCATGGCCAATAATACCATCAATATCCCCGTCAAAACCAAGTTACCCATATGAATATTTCTACAAATTTagtaaagaagaaatggaacTGTGTAAAAATGCATCTTCTCCAGTTGCTGTAAGATTTAATCCGGTGGGTTCAACCAGCGATGGGTTATTTATCTGTAACATTATAAAGATACTATAA
- a CDS encoding hypothetical protein (encoded by transcript BEWA_012370A), with product MDQKSSTDNKEALKHGSFVVNFSAISFGSGPSEFLTKRAESLDCDKTDTSPEIHEPTCYIVLRIRVLNKDCDAKHWGLCSEMVTRPLLAKYKKNDHGIVSCLLNHSETLPLYLQPGHEFYTRIQEGSDDTNCLFQSYKFLVCIGASVVRDGKVFCLGYGSRVLRAIDLFGKRLSATLTDNESDDVKANTSMLFFGINVKDIKWVPSDYVAMLKDYSHRKEDVLRETNMGFLIPETSDVCFQQVQSECPQDTNFIDIEDLLGENSDDIPKKKNHNSHKFRDLDSNRREVKSIEEKPANLSESLYIDTTKLISRTNSTFWPKQTFQCLVEIENKFMDECMQAQPLERILGDMLKSLYAITIDIGCSTLLNKLWIKKGHENTSISLVIAGSQSIPDIKLGPEMYEIAILLDLHFTSADLEAEMLETKLGYIKSYNQRFEISTIKIGKDLEDFKPFEERLSEFPEPLKSPNNSANDNNNEKNLKDIKNVVCRLNLSNEYTNANSQFFDKNESLVSLVSVPMEKNWALIKSKVYNVKSSSQGNDAIKFIWPNFV from the coding sequence ATGGATCAAAAGTCTAGTACAGATAACAAAGAAGCCCTAAAACATGGCTCGTTTGTCGTCAACTTCAGTGCCATATCCTTTGGGTCAGGTCCTTCGGAATTTCTCACGAAACGCGCTGAATCCTTAGATTGCGACAAAACAGACACAAGTCCAGAGATACATGAACCTACATGTTACATTGTACTGAGAATACGCGTTCTGAACAAGGATTGTGATGCCAAACATTGGGGTCTCTGCTCTGAAATGGTAACAAGACCGCTGCTGGCTAAATACAAAAAGAACGATCATGGTATTGTATCTTGTCTGCTGAATCATTCAGAGACGCTTCCGCTCTACTTACAGCCTGGCCATGAGTTTTATACAAGAATACAAGAAGGTTCTGATGATACAAATTGTCTATTTCAGTCGTACAAATTCCTGGTATGTATAGGGGCATCAGTTGTAAGAGATGGAAAGGTTTTCTGCTTGGGATATGGATCTAGAGTTTTGAGAGCAATTGATCTGTTTGGGAAAAGACTGAGTGCCACACTCACAGACAACGAATCTGACGATGTTAAAGCCAACACATCCATGTtattttttggaattaaTGTTAAGGATATTAAGTGGGTGCCGTCTGATTATGTCGCAATGCTCAAGGATTATAGTCATAGAAAAGAAGATGTTCTTAGGGAAACCAATATGGGATTTCTCATACCAGAAACATCCGATGTTTGCTTCCAACAGGTTCAATCCGAATGTCCACAAGACACCAATTTTATCGATATAGAAGACCTACTCGGTGAGAATTCAGACGATATTCCAAAGAAAAAAAATCACAATTCGCACAAGTTCAGGGATTTAGACTCCAATCGCAGAGAGGTTAAAAGTATAGAGGAAAAACCTGCAAACCTTTCAGAATCTCTGTATATAGATACTACTAAACTGATCAGTCGCACAAACTCCACTTTTTGGCctaaacaaacatttcAATGCCTAGTGGAAATTGAGAACAAgtttatggatgaatgcATGCAAGCTCAACCCTTGGAAAGGATACTTGGTGATATGCTAAAATCACTTTACGCCATAACTATTGACATAGGTTGTTCAACTCTACTGAATAAACTTTGGATCAAAAAAGGACATGAAAATACTTCTATATCACTCGTTATCGCAGGTAGCCAGAGTATACCAGATATCAAGCTGGGACCAGAAATGTATGAAATAGCAATATTACTAGATTTACACTTTACTTCGGCAGATTTGGAAGCTGAAATGTTGGAAACAAAATTAGGTTATATAAAATCTTATAACCAGCGTTTTGAAATTTCAACTATAAAGATTGGGAAGGACCTAGAGGATTTTAAGCCCTTTGAGGAAAGGTTATCTGAATTTCCAGAGCCGTTGAAGTCACCAAACAACAGTGCTAATGACAACAATAATGAAAAGAACTTGAAagatataaaaaatgtagtatgtAGATTAAATTTGTCAAATGAATACACTAACGCCAATTCACAGTTCTTTGACAAAAATGAATCCTTAGTTTCCTTGGTATCTGTACCAATGGAAAAAAACTGGGCACTAATAAAGAGCAAAGTATACAATGTTAAATCATCATCCCAAGGAAATGATGCGATCAAATTTATCTGGCCCAATTTTGTATAG
- a CDS encoding conserved hypothetical protein (encoded by transcript BEWA_012350A): MDEDAITPSQGVDKSVSDILSTYYSINEKHDLGNGKSDTTVSNDIFANTEIDFSSSNFDVELHLDDILKVSGISDTLALLRKLEREIRQLTAGKQILIYDNYECLFSALDTLHFINTELSTVQRHLSNLRSSEIKAASKDITSRHGIRDKLIAMSHFSGIINIFSSLASINKFFVTSLSQILGPGLEDGTHNPSPKEILSVCSKLYGIFCGIKGEKCSELLITFYYDTLKRLVSINTRKIIEDINANYTISSLCELCCIFDDLKLDKWQILHFYYKTLSSKIHRSVNNLNSRHEAGDISNNDLFSELYFILNDIYSAISSSDASGLEHRLKDCTKNGGLCLFCSSEFDIKFLESENDSIYSYYFLESNTNCECLTDGIKVQFILYHPQKVFFLLLPLILGNSLLNTDDIISGLTFLIEKIGHVETKNEIASLYVDVCHKWILFASFLYLQKLFFTLYSGIIDKIFEFITVPSTKYIDTLVHEDLQKLLVEDISHLFEFVKDLQLSLGIHIVTEFYSFLVVYILNIKKIFTIFLEELLSVKPEEKHTHSLTSLLTMREYAADCKPSFIREICFGQKSNNMEDSLDSQLYIDHYIRKEIAEKVEAIADGRKALLIRLILCIGSIEKLFEGIPNLLRAHFPGAIHTYNTLELTLECKMDISTSETIINYKRFVLYKTKSTDNNTPLTHLLPDDNIPFVHMIYIALKETEMFPLKYFTTDDDAREIKPFILENVNTSHLANKIISEVMSQYLNRAYSIIKYSLDKLENGHEVTGTSVKDFTVLLSEMLEDLNSITHTSSVELASVNVEFDNLLNFCNTNKDVLNLMGAYTFNLSKDMSLKLFTLHIAQCFNQYRSLYIVENDLFHKLMNGMKQQLLIVFKKTLDVIIMQSLWDKILDSNAHNST; encoded by the coding sequence ATGGATGAAGACGCTATTACTCCCTCTCAAGGGGTTGATAAGTCAGTATCTGATATTTTATCGACGTATTATAGCATAAATGAAAAACACGATTTaggaaatggaaaatcCGATACTACCGTTTCTAACGATATTTTTGCGAACACAGAGATTGATTTTAGTTCCTCTAACTTTGATGTGGAGCTACACCTGGATGATATTCTCAAAGTTTCCGGCATTTCCGACACCTTGGCTCTACTCAGAAAGCTTGAGAGAGAAATCAGACAACTTACCGCTGGGAAACAAATATTGATATATGACAACTATGAGTGCCTCTTTTCAGCTCTTGATACATTACACTTTATCAACACTGAGCTGTCTACAGTTCAGAGGCACTTATCAAATCTTAGGTCTTCGGAGATAAAGGCCGCCTCAAAAGACATAACGTCTCGCCATGGAATAAGGGATAAACTCATTGCCATGTCCCATTTTTCTGGGatcataaatatattttcttcattgGCGTCAATCAATAAATTTTTTGTGACTTCTCTATCACAAATTCTGGGTCCTGGATTAGAAGATGGGACACATAACCCATCTCCAAAAGAAATATTGTCTGTATGCTCAAAGTTGTatggtatattttgtgGGATTAAGGGTGAAAAATGTTCCGAACTTTTGATTACCTTTTACTATGATACTTTAAAACGCCTAGTAAGTATAAATACTAGAAAAATAATTGAGGATATAAATGCGAATTACACTATAAGTTCGCTGTGCGAATTATGTTGTATATTTGATGATTTAAAACTGGACAAATGGcagattctccatttttactACAAAACACTATCTTCCAAAATACATCGTTCTGTTAACAATCTAAATTCACGTCATGAGGCTGGAGATATATCTAACAATGATCTTTTTTCTGAACTTTATTTCATTTTAAACGATATTTATTCGGCAATCTCCTCTTCTGATGCCTCAGGGTTGGAACATAGACTGAAGGATTGTACAAAAAATGGAGGTTTGTGTCTATTTTGTTCTAGCGAATTTGATATAAAGTTTTTAGAATCAGAAAATGATTCAATATATTCATACTATTTTTTGGAATCAAATACTAATTGTGAATGTTTAACTGATGGGATTAAGGTCCAATTTATACTTTATCATCCACAAAAGGTCTTTTTCCTCCTTCTACCATTGATTTTGGGAAATAGTTTACTCAATACGGATGATATTATATCTGGACTGACATTTCTGATAGAGAAAATAGGTCATGTGGAAACTAAAAATGAGATCGCTTCATTGTATGTTGATGTTTGTCACAAGTGGATCTTATTTGCATCCTTTTTGTATCTTCAGAAGCTGTTTTTCACACTTTACAGTGGGATaattgataaaatatttgaattTATAACTGTACCATCAACAAAATATATAGACACACTTGTTCATGAAGATCTGCAAAAACTATTAGTGGAAGACATCTCCCATCTCTTTGAATTTGTCAAAGATTTACAACTTTCTCTTGGTATACATATAGTGACAGAGTTTTACTCCTTCCTTGTGGTATATATATTAAATATTAAGAAGATATTTACAATTTTTCTCGAGGAATTGTTATCCGTAAaaccagaagaaaaacACACACACTCACTCACTTCTTTACTCACAATGCGTGAATATGCGGCTGATTGCAAACCTTCATTTATTCGTGAAATATGTTTTGGTCAAAAGAGTAACAATATGGAAGATTCACTCGATTCACAGTTGTATATTGACCATTATATTCGCAAGGAAATCGCGGAAAAAGTAGAAGCTATCGCAGATGGTAGAAAGGCTCTTTTGATTCGTTTGATTTTATGTATTGGAAGTATTGAAAAGTTATTTGAGGGCATCCCGAATTTATTACGAGCACACTTCCCTGGAGCAATACATACATACAATACACTTGAATTAACCCTGGAATGTAAAATGGATATTAGTACATCTGAAACAATCATAAATTATAAGAGATTTGTACTCTATAAAACGAAAAGCACCGACAACAATACTCCATTAACGCATTTACTCCCAGATGATAACATACCATTTGTACACATGATTTATATCGCATTAAAAGAGACAGAAATGTTCCCattgaaatattttacaacaGATGATGATGCGAGAGAGATAAAACCgtttattcttgaaaatgtaaatactTCTCACTTGGCAAATAAAATAATATCGGAGGTAATGTCTCAATATTTGAACAGAGCATATAGCATTATAAAGTATTCGCTAGATAAATTAGAAAATGGGCATGAAGTTACTGGTACGTCTGTTAAGGATTTCACAGTTTTGCTCTCGGAGATGTTGGAAGATCTCAACTCTATAACTCATACATCCAGTGTTGAGCTGGCATCAGTTAATGTTGAGTTTGACAATCTCCTCAATTTCTGCAATACGAATAAAGACGTTTTGAATCTCATGGGTGCTTACACCTTTAACCTATCCAAAGATATGTCTCTCAAACTTTTTACTCTACACATTGCTCAGTGCTTCAATCAATACAGATCTCTCTACATTGTTGAGAATGACCTATTTCATAAGCTtatgaatggaatgaaaCAACAGCTTCTTATAGTTTTTAAAAAGACCCTCGATGTCATTATAATGCAATCCTTGTGGGACAAGATTCTAGATTCTAATGCACACAATAGCACATAA
- a CDS encoding conserved hypothetical protein (encoded by transcript BEWA_012330A) produces MHLSFIGLVIGTVHLNLSHSNFSLFAKKRKSQRENIVDSTQGLSNFRFKSYRTISLDLEGSPEITSDSDAFARFNEECRRSGIIQTFLKKPTRHYPAHHYKRKIKQRKGFQQTEARAELYIEKHAYIKPHNNIKYASIRHIPRIIEAIKQFKAWKANAPRNKGL; encoded by the exons ATGCATCTTTCCTTTATCGGTTTGGTAATTGGTACAGTGCATCTCAACTTAAGCCACAGTAATTTCAGCCTATTTGCTAAGAAGAGGAAGTCACAAAGGGAAAACATAGTTGATAGTACACAAG GCCTGTCAAACTTTAGGTTTAAGTCTTATAGAACCATATCATTGGACTTGGAAGGCAGCCCAGAGATCAC GTCTGATTCTGACGCTTTTGCTAGGTTCAACGAAGAGTGTAGACGCTCTGGCATAATACAAACTTTTTTAAAGAAACCTACCAGACATTATCCTGCACACCATTACAAAAGAAAGATCAAACAGAGAAAAGGATTCCAACAGACTGAAGCCAGAGCTGAATTGTATATTGAAAAGCATGCCTATATAAAACCGCATAATAATATTAAGTATGCTTCAATTCGGCACATACCGAGGATAATAGAAGCTATTAAACAGTTTAAAGCTTGGAAAGCGAATGCACCCAGGAATAAGGGCTTATAG
- a CDS encoding hypothetical protein (encoded by transcript BEWA_012360A), with protein MSFCEKYKSYLRRADEIKGVCPVAAFFCLSFVVEKLKEKYIEDKTNNELRCELSTLLDQAEGLKEKYGPFNIQDCVTFTKEMIEDAESDENPKTSMGKFCTIVTLTDVISTFGNSEECTKMRKYAKYRALEKKRHIESKMQRQVPDTLNADEKIDSATSNGDGIIQCSKEVNSPEYTHKCDEEVMISQRIVQYAKSAISALSFNDYPEAEKNLRSALLALKSIEY; from the exons ATGTCATTTTGTGAGAAATATAAATCTTATTTAAGGCGAGCTGACGAAATAAAAGGTGTTTGCCCTGTGGCTGCGTTTTTTTGTCTCTCCTTCGTTGTAGAGAAGTTGAAAGAAAAATACATTGAAGATAAAACTA ATAATGAGTTAAGGTGTGAGCTATCAACGCTCCTAGACCAAGCGGAAGGTCTAAAGGAGAAGTACGGACCCTTCAACATCCAAGATTGTGTAACATTCACTAAAG AAATGATCGAGGATGCAGAATCTGACGAAAACCCGAAAACATCAATGGGAAAATTTTGTACCATAGTAACCCTCACAGATGTAATTAGTACGTTTGGTAATTCCGAGGAATGTACAAAAATGAG GAAATATGCAAAGTACCGCGCATTGGAGAAGAAACGTCACATAGAATCTAAAATGCAAAGACAAGTACCTGACACTTTAAATGCAGATGAAAAGATCGATTCCGCCACTTCCAACGGGGACGGTATTATACAATGTAGTAAAGAAGTAAATTCACCAGAATACACTCATAAATGCGACGAAGAAGTTATGATTTCACAAAGAATAGTACAGTATGCAAAGTCAGCAATTTCTG CGTTATCGTTTAATGACTACCCCGAAGCGGAGAAGAATTTGCGATCTGCTCTATTGGCTTTAAAAAGTATAGAGTACTGA